Proteins from a genomic interval of Candidatus Cloacimonadota bacterium:
- a CDS encoding Gfo/Idh/MocA family oxidoreductase, with translation MEKKINFGLVGCGRISSKHFDAISKLDNAEIVSCADIIKQRAVDSAEKYNIKSAYGSYEKMLANEKLDAVLICTPSGLHPEMGIQAAEQKLHIVTEKPMAINLKSADALVKACDKNKVQLFVVKQNRLNPTIQLLKKAIDKKRFGRLFSANATVRWSRPQSYYDLAKWRGTWEFDGGAFMNQASHYFDLIQWMMGPVESVMAITNTMNHSIETEDQGVGIIHFRNGAIGSIEVSMNIFPKNMEGSITIMGESGTVKVGGIAVNKIEHWEFKDYDDDDKLIDETTTNPENIYGFGHTGFLKNVIDSLQGKAEANTDGREGRKSLELILAMYESAKTGKKIALPLKK, from the coding sequence ATGGAAAAAAAGATAAATTTTGGATTGGTTGGTTGCGGAAGAATTTCTTCCAAGCATTTTGATGCAATTTCAAAATTGGACAATGCAGAAATCGTTTCCTGTGCAGATATCATTAAACAACGAGCTGTTGATTCTGCCGAGAAATATAACATCAAATCAGCTTATGGAAGTTATGAAAAAATGCTTGCCAATGAAAAATTAGATGCCGTTTTGATCTGTACTCCAAGTGGTTTACATCCTGAAATGGGAATTCAAGCTGCTGAACAAAAACTTCATATTGTAACTGAAAAACCAATGGCAATCAACTTAAAATCAGCTGATGCATTAGTGAAAGCATGCGATAAGAATAAAGTCCAATTATTTGTTGTAAAACAAAATAGATTAAATCCAACCATACAGTTATTAAAAAAAGCAATCGATAAAAAAAGATTTGGAAGACTTTTCAGTGCCAACGCCACTGTACGCTGGTCTCGTCCTCAAAGCTATTATGATCTGGCAAAATGGAGAGGAACATGGGAGTTCGATGGTGGAGCATTCATGAATCAGGCTTCACATTACTTCGATCTGATCCAATGGATGATGGGTCCTGTCGAATCCGTAATGGCAATTACTAATACCATGAATCATTCTATTGAAACCGAAGATCAGGGAGTTGGAATAATACATTTTCGTAATGGCGCTATTGGCTCTATTGAAGTCAGTATGAATATTTTTCCTAAAAATATGGAAGGTTCGATCACGATCATGGGAGAATCCGGAACTGTTAAGGTTGGAGGAATTGCAGTAAACAAAATCGAACACTGGGAATTTAAAGATTACGACGATGATGATAAATTAATCGATGAGACAACCACAAATCCGGAAAACATTTATGGTTTCGGTCATACCGGTTTCCTGAAAAATGTGATAGATTCTTTGCAGGGAAAAGCTGAAGCAAACACAGATGGAAGAGAAGGCAGGAAATCTCTGGAATTGATCCTGGCTATGTATGAATCAGCA